The Streptomyces sp. 840.1 genome contains a region encoding:
- a CDS encoding Gfo/Idh/MocA family protein, which yields MPAPLRLGLLGCGDIAARRTLPALLRTPGLELAATAARDPARAAAFADRFGGTPAPSYEDLLGRADVDAVYLCLPTMHHAAWAERALRAGKHVLVEKPLATCGAQAEALYELARERGLVLLENFMFLHHGTQRRVAGLLTDGALGEVRAVSAAFTIPPRPPGDTRYDPRTGGGALLDSGVYPLRAALRFLGCGLTVAGAVLRTDEEHGVDLSGAVLLAAPEGAVAQLRFGMEHHYRSWYEIQGSAGTLSVDHVYTTAPDHEPVIRLATGTGRTKIRVPAEDHFEAVLRFFAASVRAPEARRPGLPLLGEESRRQAGLLDEIRAAAVRVSR from the coding sequence ATGCCCGCTCCCCTGCGCCTGGGACTCCTCGGCTGCGGCGACATCGCCGCGCGCCGCACCCTGCCCGCGCTGCTGCGCACCCCCGGACTGGAACTGGCCGCCACCGCCGCGCGGGACCCCGCGCGGGCCGCGGCGTTCGCTGACCGGTTCGGCGGCACCCCCGCGCCCTCGTACGAGGACCTGCTCGGGCGCGCCGACGTGGACGCCGTCTACCTCTGCCTGCCCACCATGCACCACGCCGCCTGGGCCGAACGTGCCCTGCGCGCCGGCAAGCACGTCCTGGTGGAGAAGCCGCTCGCGACCTGCGGTGCGCAGGCCGAGGCCCTGTACGAACTGGCGCGGGAGCGCGGCCTGGTGCTGCTGGAGAACTTCATGTTCCTCCACCACGGCACCCAGCGGCGGGTCGCGGGCCTCCTCACGGACGGGGCCCTGGGCGAAGTGCGCGCCGTCTCCGCCGCGTTCACGATCCCGCCGCGCCCGCCGGGTGACACCCGCTACGACCCGCGCACCGGCGGCGGGGCCCTGCTCGACAGCGGGGTCTACCCGCTGCGGGCCGCCCTGCGCTTCCTCGGCTGCGGCCTGACCGTGGCCGGCGCGGTGCTGCGCACCGACGAGGAGCACGGCGTGGACCTGTCCGGGGCCGTACTGCTGGCCGCCCCGGAGGGCGCGGTGGCGCAGCTCCGGTTCGGCATGGAGCACCACTACCGGTCCTGGTACGAGATCCAGGGCAGCGCCGGCACCCTGTCCGTGGACCACGTGTACACGACGGCGCCCGATCACGAGCCGGTGATCCGGCTGGCGACCGGCACCGGGCGGACGAAGATCCGGGTGCCCGCCGAGGACCATTTCGAGGCGGTACTGCGGTTCTTCGCCGCGTCCGTGCGCGCACCGGAAGCGCGGCGGCCCGGCCTGCCGCTCCTCGGCGAGGAGTCGCGGCGGCAGGCCGGGCTGCTGGACGAGATCCGCGCGGCGGCGGTCCGCGTCAGCCGCTGA
- the abc-f gene encoding ribosomal protection-like ABC-F family protein — protein MSSPTASRAHSQLTLEEVIKRYDDHVVLDRVSLTVKPGEKAGVIGDNGSGKSTLLRLIAGAEAADNGEVTVTAPGGVGYLPQRLDMPAGATVRDVLDRAFADLRALEKRLHEVEDSLVDDDPALLAEYGNLLAEFEDRGGYEADARADTALHGLGLPGLDRDRPVDTLSGGERSRLALAATLAAAPELLLLDEPTNDLDDQAVDWLEKRLQDHRGTIVVITHDRAFLEAVTSAILEVDPDRKTVNRYGNGYQGYLAAKAAARARWEREYEEHLAEIERQETRAATAGRMLASIAKKGPWAFSGSEHHRARSSSSSTSSKARNANERLNRLHTDPVPKPPEPLRFTADIAVGDETAEVPQGPITEVSGLRVDGRLALDSLSLAHGERLLITGPNGAGKSTLLRVLAGDLEPDAGTVRRAGRIGWLRQDELPKDPRRSVLAEFAEGRLGHADEYTEQLLSLGLFRESEFSLPVGSLSVGQRRRIDLARLVTRPVDLLLLDEPTNHLSPLLVEELEQALVDYTGTVVVVTHDRRMRRAFRGSHLELSGKAAVSG, from the coding sequence ATGTCCTCGCCCACGGCATCACGGGCGCATTCCCAGCTCACGCTGGAGGAGGTCATCAAGCGGTACGACGACCACGTCGTGCTCGACCGGGTGTCCCTCACCGTCAAGCCGGGTGAGAAGGCCGGCGTCATCGGTGACAACGGCTCGGGCAAGTCCACCCTGCTCCGGCTGATCGCCGGAGCCGAGGCCGCGGACAACGGCGAGGTGACCGTCACCGCCCCCGGCGGCGTCGGCTACCTGCCGCAGCGACTCGACATGCCGGCCGGAGCCACCGTCAGGGATGTCCTCGACCGCGCCTTCGCGGACCTGCGTGCCCTGGAGAAGCGCCTCCACGAGGTCGAGGACTCGCTGGTGGACGACGATCCGGCGCTTCTCGCCGAGTACGGGAACCTGCTCGCGGAGTTCGAGGACCGAGGCGGTTACGAGGCCGACGCACGGGCGGACACGGCCCTGCACGGCCTCGGCCTGCCCGGACTCGACCGCGACCGCCCGGTGGACACCCTCTCCGGCGGCGAGCGCTCCCGGCTCGCGCTGGCCGCCACCCTGGCCGCCGCCCCCGAGCTGCTGCTTCTCGACGAGCCCACCAACGACCTCGACGACCAGGCCGTGGACTGGCTGGAGAAGCGGCTCCAGGACCACCGCGGCACCATCGTCGTCATCACCCACGACCGCGCCTTCCTGGAGGCCGTCACCTCCGCCATCCTGGAGGTCGACCCCGACCGGAAGACCGTCAACCGGTACGGCAACGGCTACCAGGGCTACCTCGCCGCCAAGGCCGCCGCCCGCGCCCGCTGGGAGCGGGAGTACGAGGAGCACCTCGCCGAGATCGAACGGCAGGAGACCCGCGCGGCCACCGCGGGAAGGATGCTGGCCTCCATCGCCAAGAAGGGCCCCTGGGCCTTCAGCGGTTCCGAGCACCACCGGGCCAGGTCCTCCTCGTCCTCGACCTCCAGCAAGGCCCGCAACGCCAACGAGCGGCTGAACCGCCTCCACACCGACCCGGTACCGAAGCCGCCCGAGCCGCTGCGCTTCACCGCCGACATCGCGGTGGGCGACGAGACCGCCGAGGTTCCCCAGGGACCCATCACCGAGGTCTCCGGGCTGCGCGTCGACGGCCGGCTCGCCCTCGACTCGCTGTCCCTCGCCCATGGTGAGCGGCTGCTGATCACCGGCCCCAACGGCGCGGGCAAGAGCACCCTGCTGCGGGTGCTCGCCGGCGACCTGGAGCCCGACGCGGGCACCGTGCGGCGGGCCGGGCGGATCGGCTGGCTGCGCCAGGACGAACTGCCCAAGGACCCCCGGCGCTCGGTGCTCGCGGAGTTCGCCGAGGGCCGCCTCGGCCACGCCGACGAGTACACCGAGCAACTGCTCTCCCTGGGCCTGTTCCGGGAGTCCGAGTTCAGCCTTCCGGTCGGCTCCCTGTCCGTGGGCCAGCGCCGCCGCATCGACCTGGCCCGCCTGGTCACCCGGCCCGTGGACCTGCTGCTCCTCGACGAGCCCACCAACCACTTGTCCCCGCTGCTCGTCGAGGAGCTGGAACAGGCACTGGTGGACTACACGGGGACCGTGGTGGTCGTCACGCATGACCGGCGGATGCGCCGGGCCTTCCGGGGCTCGCACCTCGAACTGAGCGGGAAGGCCGCCGTCAGCGGCTGA